One window from the genome of Kaistella carnis encodes:
- the glgP gene encoding alpha-glucan family phosphorylase codes for MDFKNYTMPYRINPDYSKKVAYFSMEFAIDQALKIYSGGLGFLAGSHMKSAYNLKQDLVGIGILWKFGYYDQQRNHDQTLQPTWTRKMYSFLQDTGIKYQITIHSAPVWVKVYYLDPEIFHTAPMFFLSTDVPENDHISKTICHRLYDANESTKIAQYILLGKGGAKLLDLMNFERDVYHLNEAHGLPAAFYLLKKYEGDLQKVKEKLVFTTHTPEEAGNEKHNLFMCHDMSYFSGLSIDEVKSIEGVEDDRFNHSLCALRMARIANGVSQLHGVVSREMWSKYPGICEIKAITNAQEYKYWADKPLYQSKDEDDDALFDFRKKYLKKRFFKIVADQTGNLFDPNVFTIVWARRFAGYKRADLLLHDKERFEKLLNNPKYPVQIVWAGKPYPMDYSAISTFNSLVEESKNYKNMAVLTGYELALSKSMKQGSDLWLNNPRVPREASGTSGMTAAMNGSVNLSTDDGWIPEFAKHGENSFVVPKCDYQNMSIYDQDNYDLNKLYEILENEIIPMYYDRPDEWRKVQQTAMDDVKDAFNSDRIADEYYQQIYNN; via the coding sequence ATGGATTTTAAAAACTATACGATGCCTTACCGCATCAATCCCGATTATTCAAAAAAAGTGGCGTATTTTTCAATGGAGTTTGCTATTGATCAGGCTTTGAAAATATACTCCGGCGGACTTGGTTTTTTGGCGGGGTCCCATATGAAAAGCGCCTATAATCTGAAGCAGGATTTGGTAGGAATCGGAATTCTTTGGAAGTTTGGCTATTATGATCAGCAAAGGAACCATGATCAAACATTACAACCGACCTGGACCCGAAAAATGTATTCTTTCCTACAGGATACCGGAATAAAATACCAGATCACCATTCATTCTGCACCGGTTTGGGTTAAAGTGTATTACTTAGATCCGGAGATTTTTCACACCGCACCCATGTTTTTTCTGTCCACCGATGTTCCCGAAAATGATCACATTTCCAAAACCATCTGTCACCGTTTATACGATGCCAATGAGTCCACGAAAATTGCTCAGTATATTTTACTTGGAAAAGGCGGAGCGAAACTTTTAGACCTCATGAATTTTGAAAGAGACGTTTATCATTTAAATGAAGCCCACGGTTTACCGGCAGCCTTTTACCTTCTAAAAAAATATGAAGGTGATTTGCAGAAAGTAAAAGAGAAATTGGTTTTCACAACGCATACGCCGGAAGAAGCAGGAAATGAAAAACACAATTTATTTATGTGTCATGACATGTCTTACTTTTCCGGTTTAAGTATTGATGAAGTGAAATCGATTGAAGGGGTGGAAGATGACCGTTTTAATCACTCGCTTTGTGCCTTAAGAATGGCGAGAATTGCCAATGGAGTTTCTCAGCTTCATGGCGTGGTTTCACGAGAAATGTGGAGTAAATATCCCGGAATTTGTGAAATTAAAGCGATTACCAATGCGCAGGAATATAAATATTGGGCAGATAAACCGCTGTATCAATCAAAGGATGAAGATGATGATGCCCTGTTCGATTTCCGAAAAAAATATTTGAAAAAGAGATTCTTTAAGATCGTGGCAGATCAAACCGGAAACCTGTTCGACCCCAACGTTTTCACCATCGTTTGGGCACGCAGATTTGCAGGTTATAAAAGAGCAGATCTGTTGTTGCATGATAAAGAACGATTTGAAAAATTATTGAATAATCCGAAATATCCAGTGCAGATTGTTTGGGCCGGAAAACCATATCCAATGGATTATTCCGCGATTTCTACCTTTAATTCTTTAGTAGAAGAAAGTAAAAATTATAAAAACATGGCCGTTTTAACGGGGTATGAATTAGCCTTAAGCAAATCAATGAAGCAAGGTTCTGACTTGTGGTTAAACAACCCGAGAGTTCCCAGAGAAGCATCGGGGACCTCAGGTATGACTGCGGCGATGAATGGATCTGTTAATTTATCTACGGATGATGGCTGGATCCCGGAATTTGCAAAACATGGGGAGAATTCCTTCGTGGTTCCAAAATGTGATTACCAGAATATGAGTATTTATGATCAGGACAATTACGATCTGAATAAGTTATATGAAATTTTAGAGAACGAAATTATTCCAATGTATTACGACCGCCCAGATGAGTGGCGAAAAGTGCAGCAAACTGCAATGGATGATGTGAAAGATGCCTTTAATTCCGACCGAATTGCAGATGAATATTACCAACAGATTTATAATAATTAG
- a CDS encoding DUF1572 family protein, whose protein sequence is MKDLLLKRFRSYKDLGDKTFAQLSDIQFLWSYNSESNSIATLVQHISENMESLWSNFLPEDFEKSKINREIVFNKDVQSKAQLIEGWERGWAVLFRALNQIDDDTFNKSISVGEEKHSILDEVLQQLSSYAYHIGQITYIAEMLKDEAGKTLAIPKNISENNTLAILKNQIPQEIQENSSPVCFAKSDEIRDDYKL, encoded by the coding sequence ATGAAAGATTTACTGCTCAAAAGATTTCGATCTTACAAAGATTTAGGCGACAAAACTTTCGCCCAATTATCTGATATTCAATTCTTATGGAGCTACAATTCTGAAAGTAATTCTATTGCAACCCTTGTACAACATATTTCCGAAAATATGGAATCCCTATGGAGCAATTTCCTCCCGGAAGACTTTGAAAAAAGTAAAATAAACAGAGAGATAGTATTTAATAAGGATGTACAATCTAAAGCACAACTCATTGAAGGTTGGGAAAGAGGTTGGGCGGTTTTATTTCGTGCTCTAAATCAAATTGATGACGATACCTTTAACAAAAGCATTTCTGTGGGTGAAGAAAAACATTCAATTTTGGACGAGGTTTTACAGCAACTTTCCTCCTATGCTTATCATATCGGACAAATAACTTATATCGCGGAAATGTTAAAAGATGAGGCGGGAAAAACCTTAGCAATCCCTAAAAATATATCTGAAAATAACACTTTAGCGATCCTAAAAAATCAAATTCCGCAAGAAATTCAAGAGAATTCTTCTCCCGTGTGTTTTGCAAAAAGCGACGAAATTCGCGACGACTATAAACTATAA
- a CDS encoding cupin domain-containing protein — protein MNTHLETQNLAQVLENLQKKKKLSFEDVCDLLFTFKLEDFEELFHISSVEVPAETFVRIPVFQGEYISFLKVWDPKNYSTIRDHSNYDSKVKVLKGSLTEVNYRENTNFIEYDLRATHRAGDIFVEEQNDINSIVNNSEEISVSLHIYRTSKSNLEGVRIFNTEKREIGYLSKDAKSCTWNLPENAFQKITKV, from the coding sequence ATGAATACCCATCTTGAAACTCAGAATCTAGCACAGGTTTTAGAAAATCTACAGAAGAAAAAGAAACTCAGTTTCGAAGATGTCTGCGACTTGCTTTTCACCTTTAAACTGGAAGATTTCGAAGAACTTTTTCATATTTCCAGTGTAGAAGTCCCAGCGGAAACTTTTGTTAGAATTCCTGTTTTTCAAGGGGAGTATATTTCGTTTTTAAAAGTTTGGGATCCCAAAAATTATTCCACCATTCGGGATCATTCAAATTATGATTCTAAGGTGAAAGTTTTAAAAGGTAGTTTAACGGAAGTGAATTACCGCGAAAACACCAATTTCATTGAATATGATTTGCGGGCAACCCACAGAGCGGGAGATATTTTTGTTGAAGAACAAAATGATATTAATTCCATTGTTAATAATTCTGAAGAAATTTCAGTGAGCTTGCACATTTACAGAACTTCAAAATCTAATCTTGAAGGGGTGCGGATATTTAATACTGAAAAAAGGGAAATTGGTTATTTATCTAAAGACGCAAAATCGTGCACCTGGAATCTTCCGGAAAATGCTTTCCAAAAGATTACCAAAGTCTAA
- the mtaB gene encoding tRNA (N(6)-L-threonylcarbamoyladenosine(37)-C(2))-methylthiotransferase MtaB, with protein sequence MENLSPKTAAFHTLGCKLNFAETSTIARQLTDAGYEKVSFDDYADVYVINTCSVTENADRECKLHVKRAMKANPAGLVVILGCYAQLKPEEISAIEGVDLVLGAKEKFNILSYLDDLQKSEEHGIIHSCEIDQADFFIGSYSIGDRTRAFLKVQDGCDYKCTYCTIPLARGISRSDTIENVVKNASEIANKGIREIVLTGVNIGDYGKGEFGNKKHEHTFLDLISELDQVEGIERIRISSIEPNLLKDESIELVAKSKRFVPHFHIPLQSGSDELLKKMKRRYMTGLYSERVAKIREVMPDSCIGVDVIVGFPGETEEKFLETYHFLNELPISYLHVFTYSERENTEAAHMEGVIPIPERKRRNKMLRILSEKKKMAFYETQLGKTYPILWEHENKNGMMFGFTENYVRVQKPYDANSVNQIEFLKLDKIQSDGTVSVIAAFANFLASV encoded by the coding sequence ATGGAAAATCTATCACCTAAAACCGCCGCTTTTCATACGTTGGGGTGTAAACTCAACTTTGCAGAAACCTCAACGATTGCACGCCAATTGACCGATGCGGGCTACGAAAAAGTAAGTTTTGATGACTATGCAGATGTATATGTTATCAATACGTGCTCTGTTACCGAAAATGCAGACCGTGAATGTAAACTTCATGTAAAGCGCGCTATGAAAGCCAACCCGGCAGGTTTGGTCGTTATTTTAGGATGTTATGCGCAATTAAAACCCGAAGAAATTTCTGCAATTGAAGGGGTGGATCTGGTTTTAGGAGCTAAAGAAAAATTTAATATTCTCAGTTATCTGGATGATTTACAGAAATCTGAAGAACACGGAATCATTCATTCCTGTGAAATTGATCAGGCAGATTTTTTTATCGGAAGCTATTCTATCGGCGACCGAACCCGCGCTTTTTTGAAAGTGCAGGACGGGTGTGATTATAAATGTACTTATTGTACGATTCCTTTAGCGAGAGGAATTTCGCGTTCTGACACCATTGAAAATGTGGTTAAAAATGCAAGTGAAATCGCAAATAAAGGAATACGCGAAATTGTTTTAACCGGTGTGAATATCGGTGATTACGGAAAAGGAGAATTTGGAAATAAAAAGCATGAGCATACTTTTCTGGATCTAATTTCAGAACTGGATCAGGTAGAAGGAATCGAAAGAATTCGTATTTCTTCCATTGAACCTAATTTGTTAAAAGATGAAAGTATAGAATTGGTTGCGAAAAGCAAACGTTTTGTACCACATTTTCATATTCCGCTCCAGAGTGGAAGTGATGAGCTTTTAAAGAAAATGAAACGCCGCTACATGACCGGACTATATTCCGAACGGGTTGCAAAAATTCGAGAGGTGATGCCTGATTCCTGCATTGGGGTTGATGTTATCGTTGGATTTCCGGGAGAAACGGAAGAGAAATTTTTGGAAACCTATCATTTTCTGAATGAATTGCCGATTTCCTATCTTCACGTTTTCACCTATTCTGAAAGAGAAAATACAGAAGCTGCGCATATGGAAGGTGTGATCCCAATCCCGGAAAGAAAACGCAGAAATAAAATGCTGCGGATTTTATCGGAGAAAAAGAAAATGGCTTTCTACGAAACACAGCTCGGCAAAACTTACCCTATTCTTTGGGAACATGAAAATAAAAATGGAATGATGTTCGGCTTCACTGAAAACTATGTTCGCGTTCAAAAACCTTACGATGCTAATTCCGTAAATCAAATTGAATTCTTAAAACTTGATAAGATACAAAGCGACGGAACAGTTTCAGTTATCGCCGCTTTTGCAAATTTTCTTGCAAGTGTATAG
- a CDS encoding MGH1-like glycoside hydrolase domain-containing protein, which produces MSEESKRIPHITWKKWGPYVSNREWGLVREDYSANGDAWNYTNHDSAEAKTYRWGEEGICGICDDKQLLVFSLGLWNKQDKMVKERFFGLTNEQGNHGEDVKEYYYYLDNTPAHSYMKMLYKYPHNAFPYEDLIEKNALAGKKNPEYELIDTGIFDQNEYFDIFIEYAKSSPEDILIKITVTNRSTKDAPLILLPTLWFRNTWSWGYDDYKPALKSSDSTKITINHKNLKIKNFYAKDASSVLFCDNETNNQRLYQSNDAQDFCKDGINEFIIHGNETAVNSENTGTKAAFFIDETIPANSSKVFEFRLSDQNFEQPFRDFEDIFEKRKKEADEFYTDLQKGIHTDDEKLVQRQAFAGMLWSKQFYHYNVEKWLKGDPAQIRPPRSRKDIRNYDWKNFNSFDIISMPDKWEYPWFATWDLAFHTISFSIIDPDFAKQQLKLLTLEWFMHPNGQLPAYEWDFSDVNPPVHAWAAFRVFKIDEVLKGKPDVEFLEGVFQKLLMNFTWWVNKKDVNGNNIFEGGFLGLDNIGIFDRNEPLPNSEHLEQADATSWMAMFSLNMMRIAMELALYNKVYEEMATKFFEHFLSIAQALDNMGEDDFSLWDEEDEFFYDALALKDGTNMFLRIRTIVGLIPMFAVEVIDDEMLECLPRFKERMDWVLKNKPELASLVSHWQVKGDDSKHLLSLLRGHRLKKLLERMLNEKEFLSDYGVRALSKEYEDDPFYLKLDGTEYCVKYQPAESDSYMFGGNSNWRGPVWFPINFLIIESLQRFFFYYSPDFKVECPTGSGNYLNLNEIAEFLGKRLAKIFLMDENGKRPFNGQYPRFQEDENFKDYMLFYEYFHGDNGRGVGASHQTGWTGLIAKILQPRFTQMKMAKAQTESPEETGAKVDTK; this is translated from the coding sequence ATGTCTGAAGAAAGTAAAAGAATACCTCATATCACCTGGAAAAAATGGGGACCGTACGTCAGCAACCGAGAATGGGGATTGGTGCGTGAAGATTACAGTGCAAACGGAGACGCCTGGAATTATACCAATCACGATTCTGCGGAAGCAAAAACGTATCGCTGGGGTGAAGAGGGAATTTGCGGAATTTGTGATGATAAGCAGCTGCTTGTTTTTTCTTTAGGTCTTTGGAATAAACAGGATAAAATGGTGAAAGAACGGTTTTTTGGTTTGACTAATGAACAGGGGAATCACGGTGAAGATGTAAAGGAATATTATTATTACCTCGATAATACGCCTGCGCATTCTTACATGAAAATGCTCTATAAATATCCGCACAATGCTTTTCCCTATGAAGATTTAATTGAAAAAAATGCGCTCGCAGGAAAGAAAAATCCGGAATATGAGTTGATCGATACCGGTATTTTTGACCAAAATGAGTATTTCGATATTTTTATTGAATACGCAAAATCTTCACCGGAGGATATTTTGATTAAAATCACCGTCACCAATAGATCGACTAAAGATGCACCTTTAATTCTTTTGCCGACCCTCTGGTTTCGAAATACTTGGAGTTGGGGTTATGATGATTATAAACCCGCCCTCAAATCTTCTGATTCTACTAAGATTACCATTAACCATAAGAATTTAAAGATTAAAAATTTTTATGCTAAAGATGCTTCATCTGTATTGTTTTGCGACAATGAAACAAACAATCAGCGACTTTATCAATCAAATGATGCACAGGACTTTTGCAAAGATGGAATCAATGAATTTATCATTCATGGAAACGAAACTGCGGTAAATTCAGAAAACACAGGAACAAAAGCTGCATTTTTTATTGATGAAACGATTCCTGCCAATAGTTCAAAAGTTTTTGAGTTTAGATTAAGTGATCAGAATTTTGAACAACCCTTCCGCGATTTTGAGGATATTTTCGAGAAAAGAAAAAAAGAGGCCGATGAATTCTATACAGATCTTCAAAAGGGAATTCATACCGACGATGAAAAACTGGTACAGAGACAGGCTTTTGCCGGAATGCTCTGGAGTAAACAGTTTTATCATTATAATGTTGAGAAATGGCTGAAAGGCGATCCGGCACAAATTCGTCCGCCTCGATCCCGAAAAGACATACGCAATTACGATTGGAAAAATTTTAACTCTTTCGACATTATTTCAATGCCCGACAAGTGGGAATATCCGTGGTTTGCGACTTGGGATCTTGCTTTTCATACGATAAGCTTTTCGATCATCGATCCCGATTTTGCCAAACAACAATTGAAGCTGCTGACTTTAGAATGGTTTATGCATCCCAATGGTCAGTTGCCTGCGTATGAATGGGATTTCAGTGATGTAAATCCACCGGTTCACGCCTGGGCAGCCTTTCGCGTTTTTAAAATTGATGAGGTCTTAAAAGGCAAACCTGATGTGGAATTTCTGGAAGGTGTTTTTCAAAAATTATTGATGAATTTTACCTGGTGGGTGAATAAAAAAGATGTGAATGGCAATAATATTTTTGAAGGTGGCTTTCTTGGACTCGATAATATCGGGATCTTCGACCGAAATGAACCTTTACCCAATTCAGAACATTTAGAGCAGGCAGATGCTACAAGCTGGATGGCTATGTTCTCTTTAAATATGATGCGTATCGCTATGGAACTTGCATTATACAATAAAGTGTATGAAGAAATGGCGACCAAATTTTTTGAACATTTCTTAAGTATAGCGCAAGCTTTAGACAATATGGGCGAAGATGATTTTTCGCTTTGGGATGAAGAAGATGAGTTTTTTTATGATGCCCTCGCTTTAAAAGACGGGACCAATATGTTTCTTCGAATTCGCACGATTGTGGGCCTCATTCCTATGTTCGCAGTGGAGGTGATAGATGATGAGATGCTCGAGTGTTTGCCACGGTTCAAAGAAAGAATGGACTGGGTTCTTAAAAACAAACCTGAACTGGCCTCATTGGTTTCTCATTGGCAGGTTAAAGGTGATGATTCGAAACATTTACTTTCTCTTCTGCGTGGTCACCGTTTAAAAAAGCTATTGGAAAGAATGCTGAACGAAAAAGAATTCCTGAGTGATTATGGCGTTCGTGCGCTGTCGAAAGAATATGAAGATGATCCTTTTTATCTGAAATTAGATGGAACAGAATATTGTGTAAAATACCAACCGGCAGAGAGTGACAGTTATATGTTTGGTGGTAACAGCAACTGGCGCGGTCCCGTGTGGTTTCCCATCAACTTTCTCATTATCGAAAGTCTGCAGCGATTCTTCTTTTATTACAGTCCGGATTTTAAAGTGGAATGTCCCACCGGAAGTGGCAACTATTTGAATTTGAATGAAATTGCGGAGTTTCTTGGCAAGCGTCTGGCAAAAATATTTTTAATGGATGAAAACGGGAAACGCCCTTTTAATGGGCAGTATCCAAGATTTCAGGAAGATGAAAATTTTAAAGATTATATGCTGTTTTACGAATACTTCCATGGTGACAATGGTCGTGGAGTAGGAGCATCACACCAAACCGGCTGGACGGGGCTTATTGCGAAAATTCTGCAGCCTCGCTTCACCCAAATGAAGATGGCAAAAGCCCAAACCGAAAGTCCGGAGGAAACTGGTGCAAAAGTTGATACCAAATAA
- a CDS encoding DUF1684 domain-containing protein has product MRSLIVILLFTLLNSCGSQSQSKIISDIKKFQSDLNAEYKNPKESPLRGDNLTNFKQHPFFPINLKYRVTAKFIKTENAIPFELPTSSGKTKSYREYGKAEFMLDGKELSLTLYQSLSLMTDPKYKDFLFLPFRDATNEIETYGGGKYMDLKIPQGNQIVLDFNKSYQPYCAYNAYDYNCPIVPVENILPVRIEAGVKYEDIYHH; this is encoded by the coding sequence ATGAGATCTCTTATTGTAATTCTCCTGTTTACGCTATTAAATTCCTGCGGTTCACAATCACAGAGTAAAATAATTTCTGACATTAAAAAGTTCCAGAGCGATCTTAACGCAGAATATAAAAACCCGAAGGAATCTCCATTGCGTGGAGATAATTTGACCAACTTTAAACAACATCCATTTTTCCCTATCAATTTGAAATACAGAGTGACCGCAAAATTCATTAAGACCGAAAATGCAATTCCTTTCGAACTTCCAACCTCTTCGGGCAAAACCAAAAGCTACAGAGAATATGGAAAGGCAGAATTTATGTTGGATGGCAAAGAATTGTCTTTAACACTGTATCAAAGTTTATCTTTAATGACGGATCCAAAATATAAGGATTTCCTCTTTCTTCCTTTTCGCGATGCGACCAATGAAATAGAAACGTATGGAGGCGGAAAATACATGGATTTAAAAATTCCACAAGGAAATCAAATCGTTCTGGATTTTAATAAAAGTTATCAGCCGTATTGCGCATACAACGCCTACGATTATAATTGCCCGATTGTTCCGGTCGAAAATATATTGCCTGTTAGAATTGAGGCAGGCGTGAAATATGAAGATATCTATCATCACTAA
- the mqo gene encoding malate dehydrogenase (quinone) — MPSNNHPIPKSHYDVVLIGGGIMSATLGTMLHELDPSLNIAIFERLGRFARESSAAWNNAGTGHSAFCELNYTPQKEDGSIEISKAEKIAEQFEISKQFWSYLVDKNYIDHPNKFINSCPHMSLVFGEGDAEFLRKRHEKMTQSELFKGMQFTMDHDKLREWIPLIMSKRKENEVLAATKMDLGTDVNFGTLTRKMGRYLVDDSNVEVFLYHAVKDIDPRDDGKWQLKVKDRMKHRKHEVTADFVFIGAGGYALPLLDSSDIPESEGYGGFPVSGEWLVSYNPELIAQHQAKVYTQATVDAPPMSVPHLDLRIIDGKQALLFGPFAGFSTKFLKEGSYLDLPESVNFKNIRSLFGAWWHNLPLTQYLIRQVAMNKDQRIQHLREFVKDAKEEDWELKVAGQRVQIIKKDDEKGGKLEFGTEVVVNESGTIASLLGASPGASTAVFAMLQVLEKCFPEKVENEWKEKILEMIPTYGQKLADNPELTAKIRNYTKEKLQLNY, encoded by the coding sequence ATGCCTTCAAACAATCATCCCATCCCAAAATCTCATTACGACGTGGTTTTAATTGGCGGTGGAATCATGAGTGCCACACTTGGAACGATGCTTCATGAACTCGATCCTTCTTTAAATATTGCTATTTTCGAGCGTTTAGGACGCTTTGCACGCGAGAGCTCTGCTGCCTGGAATAACGCTGGTACAGGACATTCCGCTTTTTGTGAACTCAATTATACGCCACAAAAAGAAGATGGCTCCATCGAAATCTCCAAAGCTGAAAAAATTGCCGAACAGTTTGAAATTTCAAAACAGTTCTGGTCTTATTTGGTTGATAAAAACTATATTGATCATCCCAACAAATTTATTAATTCATGTCCTCACATGAGTTTGGTTTTTGGCGAGGGTGATGCAGAGTTTTTAAGAAAGCGTCATGAAAAAATGACCCAATCTGAACTTTTTAAGGGAATGCAGTTTACCATGGACCATGATAAACTTCGCGAATGGATTCCGCTTATTATGAGCAAAAGAAAAGAGAATGAAGTTTTGGCAGCCACCAAAATGGATTTAGGAACGGATGTTAATTTCGGCACACTCACACGAAAAATGGGACGTTATCTTGTAGATGATTCCAACGTAGAGGTCTTTTTGTATCACGCCGTGAAAGACATCGATCCGAGAGATGATGGAAAATGGCAGTTGAAAGTGAAAGACCGTATGAAGCACCGCAAACACGAGGTGACTGCAGATTTTGTATTTATTGGTGCCGGTGGTTATGCGCTGCCTCTGCTCGACAGTTCTGATATTCCGGAAAGTGAAGGTTACGGAGGTTTTCCCGTATCCGGCGAGTGGCTGGTTTCCTATAATCCCGAATTGATCGCGCAACACCAGGCAAAAGTTTATACTCAGGCGACTGTAGACGCTCCGCCGATGAGTGTTCCCCATTTGGATTTGAGAATAATCGATGGAAAACAAGCCTTGCTGTTTGGACCCTTTGCAGGTTTCTCCACTAAATTTCTAAAAGAAGGAAGTTACCTTGACTTACCAGAAAGTGTCAACTTTAAAAACATCAGATCTTTATTTGGCGCATGGTGGCATAATTTGCCTTTAACACAATATTTAATTCGTCAGGTTGCCATGAATAAGGATCAACGAATTCAGCATTTGCGGGAATTTGTGAAAGATGCAAAAGAAGAGGACTGGGAATTAAAAGTTGCAGGACAACGCGTGCAGATCATCAAAAAAGATGATGAAAAAGGAGGTAAACTCGAATTTGGAACCGAAGTGGTCGTGAATGAAAGTGGAACAATAGCTTCTCTTTTAGGTGCTTCGCCAGGCGCTTCTACTGCTGTTTTTGCAATGCTACAGGTGTTAGAAAAATGTTTTCCGGAGAAAGTGGAAAATGAATGGAAGGAGAAAATTCTGGAAATGATCCCAACATACGGGCAAAAACTTGCCGATAATCCCGAACTTACAGCGAAAATTAGAAATTATACGAAAGAGAAACTCCAGTTAAATTACTAG
- the trhA gene encoding PAQR family membrane homeostasis protein TrhA: MKPPKQYEIHTYSKLEEQLNIWSHFAGLLLSVVALILLVFKAIALGNIWVLISFPIFGLSMIVLYLASTLYHFSETPKLRYRLNIFDHAAIYVLIAGSYTPFVLVSLNGPEGFTIFSIVWSIALIGIIFKIFFTGRFNVLSTLLYVAMGWLIIFSFKSLLNSLDFNGVAWLIGGGIAYTVGAVLYSIDRLKFNHAIFHLFVLLGTFCHFISVYFYVIPVSGHHQ; this comes from the coding sequence ATGAAACCTCCAAAGCAATATGAAATTCATACCTATTCAAAACTGGAAGAACAGTTGAATATTTGGTCTCATTTTGCTGGGTTATTGTTGAGCGTTGTTGCCTTAATCTTACTTGTTTTTAAAGCCATTGCTTTGGGAAATATCTGGGTACTCATCAGTTTTCCTATTTTTGGACTGAGTATGATTGTGCTTTATCTGGCTTCCACGCTCTATCATTTTTCAGAAACGCCTAAACTCAGGTATCGCTTAAATATTTTTGATCACGCCGCGATCTATGTTTTAATTGCCGGAAGTTATACCCCGTTTGTATTGGTTTCTCTTAATGGTCCTGAAGGATTTACCATTTTTTCTATTGTTTGGAGCATCGCTTTAATAGGAATAATTTTTAAAATTTTCTTTACCGGAAGATTCAATGTTTTATCAACTCTTCTTTATGTCGCCATGGGTTGGCTTATTATTTTCAGTTTTAAGAGTCTTTTAAATTCCCTTGATTTTAATGGAGTTGCGTGGCTTATTGGCGGTGGAATTGCTTATACGGTAGGTGCGGTTTTGTACAGTATTGACCGACTCAAGTTCAATCATGCTATTTTTCATCTATTTGTTTTATTGGGTACGTTTTGTCATTTTATTTCGGTGTATTTTTATGTAATTCCCGTTTCTGGACATCACCAATAA
- a CDS encoding NAD(P)H-dependent glycerol-3-phosphate dehydrogenase, with product MTKKINSDKKIPKHEIPVGVVGSGSFATAIVKMLVENCKVVHWCVRNEFVKGAIELRGHNPTYLTSVSFDVKNLKVTTDINELVSACEVVVLATPSIYLSDAMDKMTCNYENKIFVSAIKGIVPKVNDVVGNYLRDEFKIGFRNQAVIAGPCHAEEVGMERLSYLTIAVADDEVAKKMKDLFSSDFINVHTSKDILGNEYSAILKNIYAVGAGISSGLGYGDNFTAVFVSNAIREMEVFLEAVYEVPRDVNDSAYLGDLLVTAYSLFSRNRNLGNLIGKGYTVKSAIQSMNMIAEGYYAADSVYQTAKDKNIKTPIIDAIYRILYQEESAETNFKNLTLQLN from the coding sequence CGCCACGGCGATTGTGAAAATGCTGGTAGAAAATTGTAAAGTGGTGCATTGGTGTGTACGGAATGAATTTGTAAAAGGTGCCATCGAATTGCGGGGTCATAATCCAACGTACCTCACTTCCGTGTCTTTTGACGTGAAAAATTTAAAAGTAACCACCGATATTAATGAGTTGGTTTCAGCTTGTGAAGTTGTGGTTTTAGCAACACCATCTATTTATCTTTCCGATGCGATGGATAAAATGACGTGCAACTACGAAAATAAAATTTTTGTATCTGCAATTAAAGGAATTGTGCCAAAAGTAAACGATGTGGTTGGCAATTATCTGCGCGACGAATTTAAAATCGGCTTCCGAAATCAGGCCGTTATTGCAGGTCCCTGTCATGCTGAAGAAGTTGGAATGGAACGGTTGTCTTATTTAACAATTGCGGTTGCGGATGATGAGGTTGCCAAGAAAATGAAAGATTTATTTTCTTCAGATTTTATAAATGTTCATACCAGCAAAGATATTTTAGGCAATGAATACAGTGCTATTCTGAAAAATATTTATGCTGTCGGCGCCGGGATTTCCAGTGGTTTGGGATATGGTGATAACTTTACTGCGGTATTTGTTTCGAACGCCATTCGCGAGATGGAAGTTTTTCTGGAAGCCGTATATGAAGTTCCTAGAGATGTGAATGACAGTGCTTATCTTGGGGATCTACTGGTGACTGCTTATTCCTTATTTTCCAGAAACAGAAACCTGGGAAATCTCATTGGTAAAGGTTACACCGTGAAATCGGCTATTCAGTCAATGAACATGATTGCAGAAGGCTACTACGCTGCAGATTCAGTTTATCAGACAGCGAAAGATAAGAATATTAAGACACCGATTATTGACGCGATTTACAGAATATTGTATCAGGAAGAGAGTGCCGAAACCAACTTTAAAAATTTAACCTTGCAACTGAACTGA